The following coding sequences are from one Mycoplasma mycoides subsp. capri window:
- a CDS encoding 1-phosphofructokinase family hexose kinase, with translation MHNKIYIVSLSPSIDYILKFKNFLKNKTNRPKNQYMYAAGKAIHISMLLNRLNIDNELLVFTNGSFETFFYNDLKKEQIKYKKFKSNGDIRINLKIIDNEQTESSSYAPEINISELNKLKKYLNNVLQKDDVLILTGSLPINTDTNIYAELVELANLKRAYSVVDTFKEPLLKAVEQQPFLIKPNKDELEATFNKELKNNSDIINQSKILLQKGCKNVLVSLGSDGAILVTSTKIYKASLPKWNYKVDNVAGAGDSMIAGFITKYLQTNNYIKALKFSLICGSATAFSYKIASKEFIDELSTYLDKIEVKEIE, from the coding sequence ATGCATAATAAAATTTATATCGTTTCATTAAGCCCTTCAATTGACTACATTTTAAAATTTAAGAATTTTTTAAAAAACAAAACTAATAGACCTAAAAATCAGTATATGTATGCTGCTGGTAAAGCAATACATATATCTATGCTATTAAATAGATTAAATATAGATAATGAATTATTAGTATTTACAAACGGTAGTTTTGAAACATTTTTTTATAACGATTTAAAAAAAGAACAAATTAAATATAAAAAATTTAAGTCAAATGGTGATATTAGAATTAATCTTAAAATAATAGATAATGAACAAACTGAATCAAGTAGTTATGCTCCAGAAATTAATATTAGTGAACTTAATAAATTAAAGAAATATTTAAATAATGTATTACAAAAAGATGATGTTTTAATATTAACAGGAAGTTTGCCAATTAATACTGATACAAATATTTATGCAGAACTAGTAGAATTAGCTAATTTAAAAAGAGCTTATAGTGTTGTTGATACGTTTAAAGAACCATTATTAAAAGCAGTTGAACAACAACCATTTTTAATAAAGCCAAATAAAGATGAATTAGAAGCTACATTTAATAAGGAACTTAAAAACAATTCTGATATTATTAATCAATCAAAAATTTTATTACAAAAAGGTTGTAAAAATGTTCTAGTTTCACTTGGAAGTGACGGAGCTATTTTAGTTACTAGTACAAAAATTTATAAAGCTAGTTTACCAAAGTGAAATTATAAAGTAGATAATGTTGCTGGGGCTGGTGATAGTATGATTGCTGGTTTTATAACCAAATATCTACAAACAAATAACTATATAAAAGCTTTGAAATTTTCTTTAATTTGTGGAAGTGCAACTGCTTTTAGTTATAAAATAGCTTCAAAAGAATTTATTGATGAACTATCTACTTACTTAGATAAAATAGAAGTTAAAGAAATAGAATAA
- a CDS encoding PTS transporter subunit EIIC, translated as MTKQQKQLALIEEIVINVGGKQNIKDVYNCATRLRLTLYDQSLIKLDNLKTLKKTQGCLISSGELQIIIGSEVSQITNLLKEQLQVDVDKINGFEIKNSLNENNKKVGLAKRFVKSISAIFGPLIPFLIGFGLIMALQQILIRIGLVHSIKSESVFQNDYNVFDLVINTIANSGFKLIGVMVIWSTTRYLKGNTAIAIALGLIMISPIIPEQGLHLLNIGSWEIVIKPFYSTILVFIFTGVVISYFQKLMNKYFHSVANFILNPLLSLLIGGLLAFFVIGPIMSIIESYVLKAFNWFVTLPYGISGLIIGLTWQPLVVLGVHNVLFFTAVADLTTTNNPSIFLAAAFAAAWAQMGATIAVGIKSKKSVDKSAAIAAALPGIISGPTESCIYAINLPRFKPFILGTIAGGIGGWLISIFNVGLNNLAGLGGIVGFLAYTDKLVLAIIIDLASFVLGILITYVFWNEEQVEEILFKNITKELKIQTGHYVSRLQNLLVKLKIKKQQTNSNQTEIIKAYKNIDLMCKDIKKLSKQTVKYEKLIEKLKQQEAKTYKIKSDILNKKLQENKLKLQTQIETQQDIIIKNSQTNYTKINNYINQLEILTNKNLRDFKTKYYNAINKIALDYKLIN; from the coding sequence ATGACAAAACAACAAAAACAACTAGCATTAATTGAAGAAATTGTTATTAATGTTGGTGGGAAACAAAATATTAAAGATGTTTATAATTGTGCAACAAGATTAAGACTAACACTTTATGATCAAAGTTTAATTAAATTAGATAATTTAAAAACTTTAAAAAAAACACAAGGTTGTTTAATTTCTAGTGGAGAATTACAAATTATTATAGGTTCAGAAGTTAGTCAAATAACTAATCTTTTAAAAGAACAACTACAAGTTGATGTAGATAAAATTAATGGATTTGAAATTAAAAATTCATTAAATGAAAATAATAAAAAAGTAGGACTTGCTAAAAGATTTGTTAAATCAATTTCAGCAATATTTGGTCCACTAATTCCATTTTTAATTGGATTTGGATTAATTATGGCTTTACAACAAATTCTAATTAGAATTGGTTTAGTACATTCAATTAAATCAGAATCAGTGTTTCAAAATGACTATAATGTTTTTGATTTAGTTATAAATACAATAGCTAACTCAGGATTTAAATTAATAGGAGTAATGGTAATTTGATCAACAACTAGATATTTAAAAGGAAATACTGCAATTGCTATTGCTTTAGGTTTAATTATGATTTCACCAATTATTCCAGAACAAGGATTACATTTGTTAAATATTGGTTCTTGAGAAATTGTTATAAAACCATTTTATTCAACAATTTTAGTATTTATTTTTACTGGAGTAGTTATTTCTTATTTTCAAAAATTAATGAATAAATATTTTCATTCAGTTGCTAATTTTATTTTAAACCCACTTTTATCATTACTAATAGGTGGATTACTAGCATTTTTTGTTATTGGTCCAATAATGTCAATAATCGAATCATATGTCTTAAAAGCATTTAATTGATTTGTAACTTTACCTTATGGAATTAGTGGTTTAATTATTGGATTAACTTGGCAACCACTAGTTGTTTTAGGAGTTCATAACGTTCTATTTTTTACAGCTGTTGCTGATCTAACAACTACTAATAACCCATCAATATTTTTAGCGGCTGCTTTTGCTGCAGCTTGAGCTCAAATGGGTGCAACTATTGCTGTTGGTATTAAATCTAAAAAAAGTGTAGATAAATCAGCAGCTATTGCTGCAGCTTTACCTGGAATAATTTCAGGACCAACTGAATCTTGTATTTATGCAATTAACTTACCAAGATTCAAACCATTTATTTTAGGAACTATTGCTGGAGGAATTGGTGGTTGACTAATTTCTATATTTAATGTTGGGTTAAATAATCTAGCTGGTTTAGGTGGAATTGTAGGATTTTTAGCTTATACTGATAAACTTGTTTTAGCAATTATAATTGATTTAGCCTCATTTGTTTTAGGTATTCTAATTACTTATGTATTTTGAAATGAAGAACAAGTTGAAGAAATATTATTTAAAAACATTACAAAGGAATTAAAAATTCAAACTGGACATTATGTTTCTAGATTACAAAATCTTTTAGTAAAATTAAAAATTAAAAAACAACAAACTAATAGTAATCAAACTGAAATTATTAAAGCATATAAAAATATAGATTTAATGTGTAAAGATATTAAAAAACTTTCAAAACAAACTGTTAAATATGAAAAGCTGATTGAAAAATTAAAACAGCAAGAAGCTAAAACTTATAAAATTAAAAGTGATATTTTAAATAAAAAACTTCAAGAAAATAAACTTAAATTACAAACTCAAATTGAGACTCAACAAGATATTATTATTAAAAATTCACAAACTAACTATACAAAAATCAACAATTATATTAACCAATTAGAGATACTAACTAATAAAAATTTAAGAGATTTTAAAACCAAATATTATAATGCAATTAATAAAATAGCTCTTGATTATAAATTGATTAATTAG
- a CDS encoding DeoR/GlpR family DNA-binding transcription regulator, which yields MLKDQRRQKILEIVNEKDFVTNKQLAKLLSSTIQTIISDISELDKEHKLYKVYGGAKSANPPTKRYELFDEEKQHINIDVKNLIAKKASEFVSDGDLIFLDTGTTTKQMIKYLINKKIIVVTNGYSIALELVEQDIEVILLGGSINPSTHATIGELALKNLDNFYFDKVFIGMNNLSSQHFYTTNIKEALIKEKAIKNSDKSFILMDSSKFGSKNVIKVDVLKETILISDKHTDEYKGLIINLE from the coding sequence ATGTTAAAAGATCAAAGAAGACAAAAAATTCTTGAAATAGTTAATGAAAAAGACTTTGTTACTAATAAACAACTAGCTAAATTATTATCATCAACTATCCAAACTATTATAAGTGATATTTCTGAACTAGATAAAGAACATAAACTTTATAAAGTTTATGGTGGAGCAAAATCTGCCAATCCACCAACAAAACGCTACGAATTATTTGATGAAGAAAAACAACATATAAATATAGATGTAAAAAATCTTATTGCAAAAAAAGCTAGTGAGTTTGTTAGTGATGGTGATCTAATCTTTTTAGATACTGGAACAACAACAAAACAAATGATCAAGTACTTAATTAATAAAAAAATAATTGTTGTTACTAATGGATATTCAATAGCTTTAGAGTTGGTTGAACAAGACATAGAAGTAATTTTATTAGGTGGATCAATTAATCCTTCTACACATGCAACAATTGGTGAACTTGCTCTGAAAAATTTAGATAATTTTTATTTTGATAAGGTTTTTATAGGAATGAATAATTTGTCATCACAACATTTTTACACAACAAATATTAAAGAAGCATTAATAAAAGAAAAAGCTATTAAAAATTCTGATAAATCTTTTATATTAATGGATTCTTCTAAATTTGGTTCTAAAAATGTTATTAAAGTAGATGTTTTAAAAGAAACTATTTTAATAAGTGATAAACATACAGATGAATATAAAGGACTAATTATAAACCTTGAATAA
- a CDS encoding class II fructose-bisphosphate aldolase, producing the protein MKASLKEELLKARNNGYAVGAFNFDNLEMLKAIVEAAEESNSPVIIMVTESAAKYIGKEIVIASANAIINNTKVPIVLHWDHGYDLDLLKWACDNHFSSVMLDASLDDFNTNVSKTLEIVRYAKSKSVEVESEIGHVGGKEDDTDSNINKYTGVKEAIKFANLTNVDALAIAIGTSHGFFKTAPNLNFKRIKEINSVIDTPLVLHGSSGLSDTDLKKAIKAGICKINIGTDLKIAYADSLKEWFELNTNSYDARKFGRFAIDKIKELVKNKLEILGSVNKAS; encoded by the coding sequence ATGAAAGCTAGTTTAAAAGAGGAATTATTAAAAGCTAGAAATAATGGGTATGCAGTTGGTGCTTTTAATTTTGATAATCTTGAAATGTTAAAAGCAATAGTTGAAGCGGCTGAAGAATCAAATTCACCAGTAATTATAATGGTTACAGAATCTGCTGCTAAATATATAGGAAAAGAAATAGTTATAGCTAGTGCTAATGCAATTATTAATAACACTAAAGTTCCTATAGTTTTACATTGAGATCATGGTTATGATTTAGATTTACTTAAATGAGCTTGTGATAATCATTTTTCATCAGTAATGTTGGATGCTTCATTGGATGATTTTAATACTAATGTAAGTAAGACCTTAGAAATAGTTAGGTATGCAAAATCAAAAAGTGTGGAAGTCGAATCTGAAATTGGTCATGTTGGTGGTAAAGAAGATGATACGGACTCAAATATAAATAAATATACTGGTGTTAAAGAAGCAATTAAGTTTGCTAATTTAACTAATGTTGATGCTTTAGCTATAGCTATAGGAACAAGTCATGGATTTTTTAAAACTGCACCTAATTTAAACTTTAAAAGAATAAAAGAAATTAATAGTGTCATAGATACACCTCTAGTTTTACATGGATCAAGTGGTCTTAGTGATACTGATTTAAAAAAAGCAATAAAGGCTGGTATCTGCAAGATAAATATTGGAACTGATTTAAAAATAGCATATGCTGATAGTTTAAAAGAGTGATTTGAGCTAAACACAAATAGTTATGATGCTAGAAAATTTGGCCGCTTTGCAATTGATAAAATAAAAGAATTAGTTAAAAATAAACTTGAAATTTTAGGTTCAGTAAATAAGGCTAGTTAA
- a CDS encoding ATP-binding protein, translating to MKKGAVINLIKYYVEHNDYAFRNQAYEIAYDFEKMGDYQLFDYIVGMLSGNNIFVPQDLKNDLAFASKVKIDNEKIFLPDVIKQDVIGLINATNHKVGVNKFLFTGLPGTGKTECAKLIARNLNRELFIANFSTLIDSKLGQTVKNITSLFEEINNLANPSKVIILFDEIDALALDRTNSTDLREMGRATTAVFQGLDNLNSQILLIATTNLFKHFDKALLRRFDSIINFDRYSKQDLIDISEIIFNEYIQKFDNLTKNIRLFKKIIALYEDIPNPGDLKNIIKTSLAFSDPNNPVDYFKRLYKNVLESNSINFDSTDTELKYLQLKGFTLRETEILTGVSKSQVSRDLKGE from the coding sequence ATGAAAAAGGGTGCAGTTATAAATCTAATCAAGTATTATGTTGAACACAATGACTATGCTTTTAGAAATCAAGCTTATGAAATAGCTTATGATTTTGAAAAAATGGGTGATTATCAATTATTTGATTATATAGTAGGAATGTTATCTGGAAACAATATATTTGTTCCTCAAGATTTAAAAAATGATTTAGCTTTTGCTAGTAAAGTCAAAATTGATAATGAAAAGATATTTCTACCAGATGTTATTAAACAAGATGTTATAGGTTTAATTAATGCTACAAATCATAAGGTTGGAGTAAATAAGTTTTTATTTACAGGCTTACCTGGAACTGGTAAAACTGAATGTGCGAAATTAATTGCTAGAAATTTAAATAGAGAGTTATTTATAGCGAATTTTTCAACTCTAATTGATAGTAAATTAGGACAAACTGTAAAAAATATTACTAGTCTATTTGAAGAAATAAATAATCTAGCAAATCCATCAAAAGTAATTATTTTATTTGATGAAATTGATGCTTTAGCTTTAGATAGAACTAATTCAACTGATCTAAGAGAAATGGGAAGAGCAACAACTGCTGTTTTTCAAGGATTAGATAATTTAAATTCTCAGATTTTATTAATAGCTACAACTAATTTATTTAAACATTTTGATAAAGCTTTATTAAGAAGATTTGATTCAATAATTAATTTTGATCGTTATTCTAAACAAGATCTAATTGATATTAGTGAAATTATTTTTAACGAATATATTCAAAAATTTGATAATTTAACAAAAAATATCAGATTGTTTAAAAAAATAATTGCTTTATATGAAGATATTCCAAATCCTGGTGATTTAAAAAATATTATTAAAACCTCTTTAGCTTTTAGTGATCCAAATAATCCAGTTGATTATTTTAAAAGGTTATATAAAAATGTTTTAGAAAGTAATTCGATAAATTTTGATTCAACTGATACTGAACTTAAATATTTACAATTAAAAGGTTTTACTTTAAGAGAAACTGAAATTTTAACTGGTGTTTCAAAAAGTCAAGTTTCAAGAGATCTTAAAGGAGAGTAA
- a CDS encoding S8 family peptidase, protein MNEILEIKPKFFYEEFSALGGSIKLPKNSKPVSLDHLLKLKKDLENVYLFWIKKQVSFNPIVSVYYKRIIAKSNRIKGLFKSTLDENNELIVGSRFYDDSDKKQIITYCVSLRDLNKALNNLKQIIEIVKKYFSNGVSYEIIEKINDNKYDKLFNNKENMISKTRFVSIIVDAYYIEALRVDNYNKEVSNNSIITIYDTKTELKDIFKWLNIDVSKMNKIDETTFWATPEIYEIFKFKAPYLIAMSTDDKIYLDYETEKKIKTSIDEEFTIPDPTNEPIIGVIDTLFSNQVYFNKWVEYKEMIDKNIYVYDNDYDHGTAVSSIIVDGPRLNPKLDDGCGRFRVKHFGIAASNYFNSLSLLRVIEEIIISNRNIKVWNLSLGSKFEINENYISIVASILDKLQYQYDVIFVIAGTNKIINSDTVKIGSPADSINALVVNSVDFKNNPTNYSRTGPVLSFFNKPDVSYYGGTIDEPIYVFTQNNKLEKSGTSFAAPWIARKLAYLIHIIGLSKEVAKALIIDSACSWNTDFDNKHIIGYGVVPIHINDILKTPKDEIKLIVTGVNEKYNTYNNNILIPTYDNKYPFVCKATLCYFVDCSRQQGVDYTNTELSIKFGRIKKDKNNKLQIIDINKNNQDTDQLIYEKEAREWYRKWDNVKHIKEKLFTTKQQKLRPKKVYDNLNWAISIKTKQRINSKNKKQINFGLVITLKEINGVNRIDEFIKLWTSNFHPYIVRRISIENSLKNYQKNFEEINFE, encoded by the coding sequence ATGAATGAAATATTAGAAATAAAGCCTAAATTTTTTTATGAAGAATTTAGTGCTTTAGGTGGATCTATAAAATTGCCTAAAAATTCAAAACCAGTTAGTTTAGATCATCTTTTAAAATTAAAAAAAGATTTGGAAAATGTTTATTTATTTTGAATCAAAAAACAAGTTAGTTTTAATCCAATAGTTAGTGTGTATTATAAACGTATTATTGCAAAAAGTAATAGAATAAAAGGGTTATTTAAAAGTACATTAGATGAAAATAACGAATTAATAGTTGGTTCAAGATTTTATGATGATAGTGACAAAAAACAAATAATTACTTATTGTGTTAGTTTAAGAGATCTAAATAAAGCATTAAATAACTTAAAACAAATTATTGAAATTGTGAAAAAATATTTCTCTAATGGTGTGTCATATGAGATTATTGAAAAAATAAATGACAATAAATATGATAAATTATTTAACAATAAAGAAAATATGATCTCTAAAACTAGGTTTGTAAGTATTATTGTTGATGCCTATTATATAGAAGCTTTAAGAGTAGATAACTATAATAAAGAAGTTTCTAATAATTCTATAATCACTATTTATGATACAAAAACAGAGTTAAAAGATATTTTTAAATGACTTAATATAGATGTTTCAAAAATGAATAAAATTGATGAAACTACTTTTTGAGCAACTCCTGAGATTTATGAAATATTTAAATTTAAAGCACCTTATTTAATTGCAATGTCAACTGATGACAAAATATATCTTGATTATGAAACTGAAAAGAAAATAAAAACTAGTATTGATGAAGAATTTACTATACCAGATCCAACTAATGAACCAATAATTGGTGTTATTGATACACTTTTTTCAAATCAAGTTTATTTTAATAAATGAGTTGAATATAAAGAAATGATAGATAAAAATATTTATGTTTATGATAATGATTATGATCATGGAACTGCTGTAAGTTCTATTATTGTTGATGGTCCTAGATTAAATCCAAAACTAGATGACGGATGTGGAAGATTTAGAGTAAAGCATTTTGGAATAGCTGCTTCTAATTACTTTAACTCTCTTTCATTATTAAGAGTAATAGAAGAAATTATTATTTCAAATAGAAATATTAAAGTTTGAAACCTTAGTTTAGGATCAAAATTTGAAATAAATGAAAACTACATATCTATAGTAGCTTCTATATTAGATAAATTACAATATCAATATGATGTAATATTTGTTATTGCTGGAACTAATAAAATTATCAATAGTGATACTGTTAAAATAGGTTCTCCTGCTGATTCTATTAATGCTTTAGTAGTTAATTCAGTAGACTTTAAAAATAATCCAACAAATTATTCTAGAACTGGTCCTGTACTATCTTTTTTTAATAAACCAGATGTTTCATATTATGGTGGAACTATTGATGAACCTATTTATGTTTTTACTCAAAATAATAAATTAGAAAAATCAGGAACTTCATTTGCTGCTCCTTGAATAGCAAGAAAACTAGCTTATTTAATTCATATTATAGGTCTATCAAAAGAAGTGGCTAAAGCTTTAATTATTGATTCAGCTTGTAGTTGAAATACAGATTTTGACAATAAACATATTATCGGATATGGTGTTGTACCAATTCATATAAATGATATTTTAAAAACTCCAAAAGATGAAATTAAATTAATTGTTACTGGTGTAAATGAAAAATATAATACTTATAATAACAATATTTTAATTCCAACATATGATAATAAATATCCTTTTGTTTGCAAAGCTACATTATGTTATTTTGTAGATTGTTCAAGACAACAAGGTGTAGATTATACTAATACTGAATTAAGTATTAAATTTGGGCGAATTAAAAAAGATAAAAATAATAAACTACAAATCATAGATATAAACAAAAATAACCAAGACACAGATCAATTAATTTATGAAAAAGAAGCTAGAGAATGATATAGAAAATGAGATAACGTTAAACACATTAAAGAAAAACTATTTACTACAAAACAACAAAAGCTAAGACCTAAAAAAGTCTATGATAATCTTAATTGAGCTATTTCTATTAAAACAAAGCAACGAATAAATTCTAAAAATAAAAAACAAATAAATTTTGGTCTTGTTATAACTTTAAAAGAAATCAATGGAGTTAATAGAATTGATGAATTTATTAAGCTTTGAACTTCTAATTTTCATCCTTATATAGTACGTAGAATTAGTATTGAAAATAGTTTAAAAAATTATCAAAAAAACTTTGAAGAAATTAATTTTGAATAA
- a CDS encoding putative immunoglobulin-blocking virulence protein: MYFFKKKKNKILIYALLASLATSLSFGSVIYYSISDANISFETSSNGITDADLTPINNAANDAIISNRDNKLKPNPEKIIKESEKQELNKLVIPKKEEKEIKEAAKPEIKPEINKPQSSTIRQNTSRSKTKISINGVEVEAEIEGPVGFHVHDQDRTRKITNPTKPYQNHTVGKIISIEVTEELKKSVLNNALVAPDGHEDKGAGLFNNTLMQVFDSELNGASDLIKALETLEAIGKVNSDFFKNNIERYQKLLDSPKVVDFLKEDAKKKYPELKTKFKTKTQEYIWLIHNLDKSKFTTIASRSEKYLKEGLTISPRNAFINENGEIDSHSWGPPAQFNTVTSRMQRDNSEYRIFDYDAWQTRTPGDIDAGNFPGWKKENVTSQFANKFNFSENDGITVTRLTREKQTNAKDKINTGLVLELDVSNPNAYKKAKELINKFKTNDEKITSYRIKNMGEVDTSQSFKQILDELPNEIPQLELFFSDKATNTASLIALENKKIKELSLFTNGNSLREAWSYNPLSFRNTTYINNLDYNVSYDYSKYEKISTRITFNTLAFDENDYKNNGDYQRINDGLRMVYYARNNEPFFQGAFGPGLTPDKKLGDNSYPSKLDFSRVTGIKSLKGLIFHDEYDSSNKPRKITELTLYNNQDFFEIEADELDKANLEHLSTGENSPIKPKINFSNGNSTRGIRIKGTSELTESGRKNLEKYFDYSDSLKFAGKQIQVDANSTKLKEQLRSWGYSVSDSNTRSFT, from the coding sequence GTGTATTTTTTTAAAAAGAAGAAAAACAAGATTTTAATATATGCTTTACTAGCTAGTTTAGCTACTTCTTTATCATTTGGTTCGGTTATATATTATTCAATTTCAGATGCAAATATTTCATTTGAAACTTCATCAAATGGAATAACTGATGCTGATTTAACTCCAATTAATAACGCAGCAAATGATGCAATTATTTCAAATAGAGATAATAAATTAAAACCAAATCCTGAAAAAATTATTAAAGAATCTGAAAAACAAGAATTAAATAAACTAGTAATTCCTAAAAAAGAAGAAAAAGAAATAAAAGAAGCAGCAAAACCTGAAATAAAACCAGAAATTAATAAACCACAAAGTAGTACAATCAGACAAAATACTAGCAGATCAAAAACTAAAATTTCAATAAATGGTGTTGAAGTTGAAGCTGAAATTGAAGGACCAGTAGGATTTCATGTTCATGACCAAGATAGAACTAGAAAAATAACAAATCCAACTAAACCATATCAAAATCATACAGTTGGTAAAATTATTAGTATTGAAGTAACTGAAGAATTGAAAAAAAGTGTTTTAAATAATGCATTAGTTGCTCCTGATGGTCATGAAGATAAAGGTGCGGGTTTATTTAACAATACATTAATGCAGGTTTTTGATAGTGAATTAAATGGAGCATCTGATTTAATAAAAGCATTAGAAACTTTAGAAGCAATTGGAAAAGTTAATTCAGACTTTTTTAAAAATAATATTGAACGTTATCAAAAATTATTAGACTCTCCAAAAGTTGTAGACTTTTTAAAAGAGGATGCAAAGAAAAAATATCCTGAACTAAAAACAAAATTTAAAACTAAAACTCAAGAATATATTTGATTAATTCATAATTTAGATAAATCTAAATTTACAACAATTGCATCTCGATCTGAAAAATATTTAAAAGAAGGTTTAACAATTTCACCAAGAAATGCTTTTATTAACGAAAATGGAGAAATTGATTCTCATTCGTGAGGACCTCCTGCTCAATTTAACACAGTAACTTCTAGAATGCAAAGAGATAATTCTGAATATAGAATTTTTGATTATGACGCATGACAAACTAGAACTCCTGGAGATATTGATGCTGGTAATTTTCCTGGTTGAAAAAAAGAAAATGTAACTTCACAATTTGCTAATAAATTCAATTTTTCTGAAAATGATGGAATCACAGTTACTAGATTAACTAGAGAAAAACAAACTAATGCAAAAGATAAAATTAATACTGGTTTAGTTTTAGAATTAGATGTTTCAAATCCTAATGCTTATAAAAAAGCTAAAGAACTAATTAATAAATTTAAAACAAATGATGAAAAAATCACTTCTTATAGAATTAAAAATATGGGTGAAGTTGATACTTCTCAAAGTTTTAAACAAATATTAGATGAACTTCCAAATGAAATTCCACAATTAGAATTGTTCTTTTCAGACAAAGCAACAAATACTGCTAGTTTAATTGCTTTAGAAAATAAAAAAATTAAAGAATTATCATTATTTACTAATGGAAATTCACTAAGAGAGGCTTGATCATATAATCCTTTATCATTTAGAAATACAACATATATTAATAATTTAGATTACAATGTTAGTTATGATTATTCAAAATATGAAAAAATATCAACAAGAATTACTTTTAATACACTAGCTTTTGATGAAAATGATTATAAAAACAATGGTGATTATCAAAGAATTAATGATGGGTTACGAATGGTTTATTATGCAAGAAATAATGAACCGTTCTTCCAAGGAGCATTTGGTCCTGGATTAACTCCTGATAAAAAACTTGGAGATAATAGCTATCCATCTAAACTAGATTTTTCAAGAGTTACTGGTATTAAATCATTAAAAGGTTTAATTTTTCATGATGAATATGATTCATCAAATAAACCTAGAAAAATCACTGAACTAACTTTATATAATAACCAAGATTTCTTTGAAATAGAAGCTGATGAATTAGATAAAGCAAACTTAGAGCATTTATCAACTGGAGAAAATAGTCCAATTAAACCAAAAATCAACTTTAGTAATGGTAATTCAACTAGAGGTATAAGAATTAAAGGAACTAGTGAACTAACTGAATCTGGTAGAAAAAATCTTGAAAAATACTTTGATTATAGTGATAGTTTAAAATTTGCTGGTAAACAAATTCAAGTTGATGCAAACTCAACTAAGTTAAAAGAACAATTAAGATCTTGAGGATATAGTGTTTCTGATTCAAATACTAGATCATTTACTTAA